Below is a genomic region from Amycolatopsis sp. 195334CR.
CAGCTGCGCGCGGACGGCGCGAAGGTGCAGCCGGGCCGCGGCGAATGGGGCCTGGAGCTCTCGGCGATCGTCGGCGAGGTGGCGCTGCGGTTCATCGGGGTGGACGGGCCGCGCTGGATGCTGCGCGGGGTGATCGCCGGGCCGCAGTCGCAGGCCGCCGCCGCGCCGGACGTGCTGCGGGAGATCGTGCGCCACACCATCGTCGACCGCGGTGACGCCCCGATGCCGGTGCGGACGCCGCTGACCATCGAGCTGCCGGAAGCCGTGCAGCAGCACATCGCCCAGCAGCAGGGCGGCTAGGCCGACGTCACGAAGGTGGCTTTCGGGACGCTGGATATCTCGAAAGCCACATTCGTGACAGGGGCTAGAGGGCGCTCGCCCGCTGCCAGGCTTCGACGGCGGCGCGGCCCAGTGCTTCCCGGGTCTCGCCCAGCGCGGCCAGCGTGGTTTCGCACACGTGCGCCCGGGGCAGCGCCGCCGCCCAGGCGTGGGCGACCGCGACCGGGTGCACGGGATCGTCGGTGCAGGCCGCGATCCCCACCGGAACCCGCAGCCGTGCCAACGCTTCCAGCGTCGGCGCGGGGTGGGCGCCCGCGGCCCGCAGGCCGGCCGCCAGACCGGCGCCGTGCCGGGGCCAGGCCCGCCGCAACTCCGCCGCCAGCCAGGGTGCGACGCCGTCGGTGGCGGTCCGCAGGGCGTCGTCGAGACCGTCCCGCTCCACCATTTCCGCCGAAATCCGGGCCGCGACCGAAGCCGGGGCGCCGTCCGGAACGCCGTTC
It encodes:
- a CDS encoding alpha/beta fold hydrolase; the encoded protein is MTCTTALLLPGTGSDEFFVRSAFAGPLRAAGITLAAPPPPSDGTALIEGYLAAFEATAVESGGKLLVGGVSLGAHLAAEWALRHPERCSGLLLALPAWNGVPDGAPASVAARISAEMVERDGLDDALRTATDGVAPWLAAELRRAWPRHGAGLAAGLRAAGAHPAPTLEALARLRVPVGIAACTDDPVHPVAVAHAWAAALPRAHVCETTLAALGETREALGRAAVEAWQRASAL